From Candidatus Binatus sp., a single genomic window includes:
- a CDS encoding single-stranded DNA-binding protein: protein MAASVNKVILIGNLGRDPETRFTNSGTSVTNFSIATKESFADKSGTRQDRTDWHNIIVWGKQGETCAQYLKKGSPVYIEGRISYREYEAKDGSGKRKVTEIVAMRVQFLSSRGGAPMGDDAGEARGRAPASAAGAGDDVAPMDDEDIPF, encoded by the coding sequence ATGGCGGCGTCGGTAAACAAAGTAATTCTAATCGGCAATCTCGGACGCGACCCCGAAACCCGCTTCACCAACTCGGGCACCTCGGTCACCAACTTTTCGATTGCGACCAAGGAGTCGTTCGCCGACAAGAGCGGGACGCGGCAGGACCGCACCGACTGGCACAACATCATCGTGTGGGGCAAACAGGGCGAGACCTGCGCGCAGTACCTGAAGAAGGGAAGCCCGGTTTACATCGAGGGCAGAATTTCCTACCGCGAGTACGAAGCCAAGGACGGCAGCGGCAAGCGCAAGGTCACGGAAATTGTCGCGATGCGCGTGCAGTTCCTGAGCTCGCGCGGCGGCGCTCCGATGGGCGATGACGCCGGCGAAGCTCGTGGTCGCGCACCCGCAAGCGCCGCAGGCGCGGGCGACGACGTCGCGCCGATGGACGACGAGGACATCCCGTTCTAA
- a CDS encoding DUF309 domain-containing protein encodes MTRQPPRDFYQQGIDLFNQGRFFECHEAWEEIWKRSDGEAKLFYQGLIQAAVAILHAQRGNFSGARSLYQKASARLDSIPHEHMGLAVGELRVELSRFIEIASRADGGPLPAPPRLRRISRSRA; translated from the coding sequence ATGACGCGGCAGCCGCCCCGCGATTTTTACCAACAGGGAATCGACCTCTTCAACCAGGGGCGCTTCTTCGAGTGTCATGAGGCATGGGAGGAAATCTGGAAGCGCTCCGACGGCGAAGCGAAGCTTTTCTACCAGGGACTGATCCAGGCCGCGGTCGCGATCCTGCACGCGCAGCGCGGGAACTTCAGCGGCGCCCGGTCGCTGTATCAGAAGGCGTCGGCCAGGCTCGATTCAATTCCGCACGAGCACATGGGTCTGGCAGTCGGCGAGTTGCGCGTCGAGTTGAGCCGATTTATCGAAATCGCGAGCCGCGCAGATGGCGGCCCGCTTCCCGCCCCGCCGCGACTGCGCCGAATTTCAAGGTCACGCGCTTAG
- a CDS encoding ribonuclease J, protein MAASTSTTAAVRIVALGGLGEIGLNLMAIECAGRAIVIDCGVMFPDEPALGLGTYIPEMAWLERSHVAVEAVVLTHAHEDHIGALPHLIRRFNVPVYGTDVTLAFTRRRLADAEFDDPVDLRTIAPRVAFEAGPFTVEPIRVTHSTPNSIALAIRTPAGIVVHSGDFKIDDAPVDGEMFDRERFAELGAQGVAVLLSDSTNVERPGRSGSESSLKPVLRELASRARGRFFLSAFSSHLHRIRQVVEVSREFGRRVVPLGRAMAESVRLGLEIGQLPFAQAMFVEPGEAEFIDGDRLSYLTSGSQGEPLSALAKLAADAHPRVRIEHGDVVVLSSRFIPGNERTINTLVNRLYRQGAEVVYDAVAPVHVSGHASQDELTEMIALTRPRHFIPIHGEYRHLSRHLALAIAAGIPERNCFLLEDGDSLILSPAGEARRGATVEAGRVMLEGADGGDPAVIGERRVLARDGTVTAVVVLSSKTGRIVAGPDLLSRGLVSGDGTSAHMRRAKEELIQRLSALGGPLLANDPRVKEEIVRAIRRYFSDELGKRPLVIPYVTEV, encoded by the coding sequence ATGGCGGCAAGCACTTCCACGACCGCTGCGGTCCGAATTGTGGCGCTGGGCGGGTTGGGCGAGATCGGCCTCAACCTGATGGCGATCGAATGCGCCGGGCGCGCGATCGTGATCGATTGCGGGGTGATGTTTCCCGACGAGCCCGCGCTCGGATTGGGCACCTATATACCCGAGATGGCGTGGCTCGAGCGCAGCCACGTCGCGGTTGAGGCGGTGGTGCTCACCCACGCCCACGAGGATCACATCGGCGCGCTGCCGCATTTGATCCGCCGCTTCAACGTTCCCGTTTATGGAACCGATGTAACGCTCGCTTTCACCCGGCGGCGCCTCGCTGATGCGGAGTTCGACGATCCGGTCGATCTGCGGACGATCGCGCCGCGGGTTGCATTCGAGGCTGGGCCGTTCACGGTCGAGCCGATTCGGGTTACGCATTCGACCCCGAACTCGATTGCGCTGGCGATTCGAACTCCCGCCGGGATCGTCGTTCATAGCGGCGACTTCAAAATTGATGACGCCCCGGTGGACGGCGAGATGTTCGATCGCGAGCGGTTCGCCGAGCTTGGCGCGCAAGGCGTCGCCGTCCTGCTCTCGGATTCGACCAACGTCGAGCGCCCCGGCCGCTCGGGCTCGGAAAGTTCGCTCAAACCCGTCCTGCGCGAGCTCGCGTCACGCGCGCGCGGCAGGTTTTTCCTGTCAGCCTTTTCGTCGCATCTGCATCGGATTCGCCAGGTGGTCGAGGTCTCGCGCGAGTTCGGCCGCCGGGTCGTTCCGCTCGGACGCGCGATGGCGGAGAGCGTGCGGCTGGGTCTCGAGATCGGCCAGCTTCCATTTGCGCAAGCGATGTTTGTCGAGCCGGGCGAGGCCGAGTTCATCGACGGCGACCGGCTGAGCTATCTTACCAGCGGAAGCCAGGGCGAGCCGCTCTCGGCGCTGGCGAAACTCGCCGCCGACGCCCACCCGCGCGTGCGTATCGAGCATGGCGACGTGGTCGTGCTGTCATCGCGCTTCATTCCCGGCAACGAACGCACCATCAACACCCTGGTGAACCGTCTCTACCGGCAGGGCGCCGAGGTTGTTTACGACGCGGTCGCTCCGGTTCACGTTTCGGGGCACGCGAGCCAGGACGAGTTGACGGAGATGATCGCGCTCACGCGGCCGCGGCACTTCATCCCGATTCATGGCGAATATCGTCATCTGAGCCGTCACCTCGCGCTGGCAATTGCCGCGGGAATTCCCGAGCGTAACTGCTTCCTGCTCGAAGACGGCGATTCGCTGATTCTAAGTCCCGCTGGCGAGGCGCGCCGCGGAGCCACCGTCGAGGCAGGCCGCGTGATGCTCGAAGGCGCCGACGGCGGCGACCCCGCCGTGATCGGCGAGCGCCGGGTGCTGGCGCGCGATGGCACGGTAACGGCGGTGGTGGTCCTCTCGTCGAAAACCGGGCGCATCGTCGCGGGCCCCGATCTCCTGTCGCGAGGGCTGGTGAGCGGCGATGGCACTTCCGCGCACATGCGCCGCGCGAAGGAGGAATTAATTCAGCGCCTGAGCGCGCTCGGCGGTCCCCTGCTCGCCAATGATCCCCGGGTGAAGGAAGAAATCGTACGCGCGATTCGGCGTTACTTCAGCGACGAGCTCGGCAAGCGGCCGCTGGTGATTCCGTACGTGACGGAGGTGTGA
- a CDS encoding outer membrane lipoprotein carrier protein LolA, whose amino-acid sequence MWKAILPAILMMLVTAAPARSETIAPSGPPVSKELKHVLDRLQRHYRDTESFSAKFSEEIATVGAPKRKRQGTVSFRKPGRMRWEFAAPEVQTIVSDGETLYSYDPDLNQVVETPLKQALKSSSATSFLLGIGNINRDFKAAFATPPTPTGLIDLILEAKAGGYKIEVGLDPKTYNLIRLTLTDQLGDTTRIDFSDVHDNVELPDSIFAFKAPAGADVVTAPASP is encoded by the coding sequence ATGTGGAAAGCGATCCTTCCTGCGATCCTGATGATGCTCGTCACCGCTGCGCCCGCTCGATCGGAGACGATTGCGCCGTCTGGTCCCCCCGTCAGCAAAGAGTTGAAGCATGTGCTGGATCGCCTGCAGCGTCATTACCGCGACACGGAGTCATTCTCGGCGAAATTCAGCGAAGAGATCGCGACCGTCGGCGCGCCGAAACGCAAACGTCAGGGCACGGTTTCATTTCGCAAGCCCGGACGCATGCGCTGGGAGTTCGCGGCGCCGGAAGTGCAAACGATCGTCAGCGACGGCGAGACGCTCTACAGCTACGATCCGGATCTTAACCAGGTCGTCGAAACCCCGCTCAAGCAGGCGCTCAAATCGAGCAGCGCGACGTCGTTCCTGCTCGGAATCGGCAATATCAACCGCGACTTCAAGGCCGCATTCGCAACTCCCCCGACGCCCACCGGTCTCATCGATTTGATCCTCGAGGCGAAGGCGGGCGGCTACAAAATTGAAGTCGGACTCGATCCGAAGACTTACAATTTGATCAGGCTGACGCTTACCGACCAGCTCGGCGACACGACCAGGATCGACTTCAGCGACGTTCATGATAATGTGGAACTGCCCGATTCGATTTTCGCATTCAAGGCGCCGGCGGGCGCGGATGTCGTGACGGCGCCGGCTTCGCCATGA
- the ilvB gene encoding biosynthetic-type acetolactate synthase large subunit — MKKLTGAQIVVETLIAEGVDVIFGYPGGAILPTYDALLDSKIKHVLVRHEQGAAHMAEGYARVSGRPGVVIVTSGPGATNTVTGIADAYMDSTPMVVLSGQVPTTMIGNDAFQEADFVGITRPCTKHNFLVKNVKDIARIIKEAFYIAGSGRPGPVVVDLPKDVQQAEHVFHLPEKIELRGYKPTIRGNPRQIERAIEAIEKSSTPLFYVGGGVQWSGAAPELRELVKGLGIPVTETLMGLGSYPASDSLRLGMLGMHGSYATNTAVCNTDCLIAVGARFDDRVTGKISEFAPKAETIIHIDIDPSSISKNVKVDIPIVGDIKSVLTDMLTTIKGRESIGKRHADWAKWHQQILKWQKEKPLYENSRRGDSVSPIDVIAELHKLTKGDCILATDVGQHQMWVAQMFPFENPRSWLTSGGLGTMGYGLPAGIGATFAAPDKKVVVVSGDGSIQMNIQELGTAVQYKVDIKVIILNNYFLGMVRQWQEKFYAERYSYTAMSVPNFVKLADAYGAHGFRIEKTKDLAATMKEAFATPGPVLIDVVIPKEEAVMPMIPPGGAMSEMLFA, encoded by the coding sequence ATGAAAAAACTTACGGGAGCACAAATCGTTGTCGAAACCCTGATTGCCGAGGGCGTCGATGTCATCTTCGGCTATCCGGGCGGCGCGATCCTGCCGACTTACGACGCGCTACTCGACTCAAAGATCAAGCACGTTCTGGTCCGCCATGAGCAGGGCGCCGCCCACATGGCGGAGGGCTATGCGCGCGTCAGCGGACGCCCCGGCGTGGTCATTGTCACTTCGGGGCCCGGTGCGACCAACACCGTCACCGGAATCGCCGACGCATACATGGATTCCACCCCGATGGTGGTTTTGTCGGGCCAGGTTCCGACCACGATGATCGGCAACGATGCTTTTCAGGAGGCGGACTTCGTCGGCATCACCCGCCCGTGCACCAAGCACAATTTCCTGGTCAAGAACGTCAAGGATATCGCGCGCATCATCAAGGAAGCGTTTTACATCGCCGGCAGCGGACGCCCCGGTCCGGTGGTGGTCGATTTGCCCAAGGACGTGCAACAGGCCGAGCATGTTTTTCACCTTCCCGAGAAAATTGAACTGCGCGGCTACAAGCCCACAATTCGCGGCAATCCCCGGCAGATCGAGCGGGCGATCGAGGCGATCGAAAAAAGTTCGACGCCGCTGTTCTACGTCGGCGGCGGCGTGCAATGGTCCGGTGCGGCGCCCGAGTTGCGCGAACTGGTTAAAGGACTTGGTATTCCAGTTACCGAGACGTTGATGGGATTGGGATCGTACCCCGCCTCCGATTCGCTCAGGCTCGGGATGCTCGGGATGCACGGTTCGTATGCCACCAACACGGCCGTATGCAACACCGATTGCCTAATCGCAGTCGGTGCGCGCTTCGACGATCGCGTCACCGGCAAGATTTCTGAATTCGCGCCGAAGGCCGAAACGATTATTCACATCGATATCGACCCGTCGTCCATTTCGAAGAACGTCAAGGTCGATATTCCGATCGTCGGCGATATCAAGTCGGTGCTGACCGACATGCTGACCACGATTAAGGGCCGCGAGAGCATCGGCAAGCGCCACGCCGACTGGGCGAAATGGCATCAGCAGATCCTCAAGTGGCAGAAGGAGAAACCGCTCTACGAGAACAGCCGTCGTGGTGACAGCGTCTCTCCGATCGACGTTATCGCCGAGCTGCATAAGCTCACCAAGGGCGATTGCATACTGGCCACTGATGTCGGGCAGCATCAGATGTGGGTAGCTCAGATGTTCCCGTTTGAGAATCCCCGTTCGTGGCTGACCTCGGGCGGACTGGGCACCATGGGCTACGGACTGCCGGCCGGAATCGGTGCGACGTTCGCCGCGCCTGACAAGAAGGTTGTAGTGGTTTCGGGCGACGGCTCGATTCAGATGAACATCCAGGAACTGGGTACCGCGGTCCAATACAAAGTCGATATCAAGGTAATCATACTCAACAACTACTTCCTCGGAATGGTTCGCCAATGGCAGGAGAAGTTCTACGCTGAACGGTATTCCTACACCGCAATGTCGGTGCCGAATTTCGTCAAGCTGGCCGATGCCTACGGTGCGCACGGCTTCCGAATTGAAAAAACGAAAGACCTGGCCGCCACGATGAAGGAAGCATTCGCGACCCCCGGTCCGGTACTCATCGACGTCGTGATCCCCAAGGAAGAAGCGGTGATGCCGATGATTCCGCCCGGCGGCGCGATGTCCGAGATGCTGTTCGCCTGA
- a CDS encoding MBL fold metallo-hydrolase, whose product MSRSAKRLAACAAALVLLGGLGWWMAHVPAVQDALLRRVVERTLGATRNDLLADDALRVVLCGTGNPLPDPNRADACTAVFAGGNMYLVDAGPGAWKNLALWHLPAPKLAAVMLTHYHSDHIGDLGEINLQTWAQGRAKPLRVFGPPGVEEVVGGFAQAYALDRDYRVAHHGAALMPPANWTMEPHVVKIDAEPGAGPCAGGSATVLEENGLKVTAFTVNHAPVAPAYGYRFDYKGRSVVISGDTTKCANLVAQARGADVLIHEAQSAPMVKLIEAAASRRGNARVAKIMSDILRYHTTPEDAAAEANQAGVRLLVLSHIGPPTPNAFVRMSFMRGVGAVRPRGVVLGYDGMLLTLPVGSDTIDTSSVN is encoded by the coding sequence ATGTCGCGATCGGCCAAACGTCTCGCCGCTTGCGCCGCAGCCCTGGTGCTGCTCGGCGGACTCGGGTGGTGGATGGCGCACGTGCCGGCGGTGCAGGATGCGCTGCTAAGGCGGGTGGTTGAGCGGACCCTTGGCGCAACGCGCAATGATCTCCTCGCCGACGACGCGCTCCGCGTTGTCCTGTGCGGAACCGGAAATCCGCTGCCCGATCCCAATCGGGCCGATGCGTGCACGGCGGTCTTCGCCGGCGGCAATATGTATCTCGTGGACGCCGGCCCGGGCGCGTGGAAGAACCTCGCGCTGTGGCATCTGCCGGCGCCCAAGCTGGCGGCGGTGATGCTGACGCACTACCACTCGGATCATATCGGCGACCTTGGCGAGATTAACCTGCAGACGTGGGCGCAGGGCCGGGCGAAGCCGCTGCGCGTCTTCGGGCCGCCTGGCGTCGAGGAGGTGGTGGGCGGATTTGCGCAGGCGTACGCGCTGGACCGCGACTATCGCGTAGCGCATCACGGCGCCGCACTTATGCCGCCGGCCAACTGGACGATGGAACCGCACGTGGTAAAGATCGATGCTGAGCCCGGCGCGGGACCCTGCGCGGGCGGCTCGGCGACCGTTCTCGAAGAGAACGGGCTCAAAGTGACCGCCTTTACCGTCAATCATGCGCCGGTCGCGCCCGCCTACGGCTACCGATTCGACTACAAGGGGCGCTCGGTGGTGATCAGCGGCGATACGACCAAATGCGCCAACCTGGTGGCGCAGGCGCGCGGCGCCGACGTGCTGATCCACGAAGCGCAGTCGGCGCCGATGGTGAAACTTATCGAAGCGGCGGCCAGCCGGCGGGGCAACGCGCGAGTTGCCAAGATCATGTCCGACATCCTCCGCTACCATACCACGCCCGAGGACGCGGCCGCCGAGGCGAACCAGGCGGGCGTGCGGCTCCTGGTGCTGAGCCATATCGGGCCGCCGACGCCCAACGCCTTCGTGCGGATGTCATTCATGCGGGGAGTCGGCGCGGTGCGGCCGCGCGGCGTCGTGCTCGGATATGACGGAATGCTGCTCACGCTGCCGGTGGGTTCGGACACAATCGATACTTCCAGCGTGAACTAG
- the rimO gene encoding 30S ribosomal protein S12 methylthiotransferase RimO, producing the protein MEKVHLLTLGCPKNLADSELMLGALTSAGFEITLDPEEAQVLLVNTCAFIEAAKKESIDAILEAAEVKQRGCGKRLVVAGCLSQRYAAELAATMPEVDVFVGTGNFLDLPELLRRTEAPEMRPIPYAGAAHLLPTSAIPRITTGNFFTSYLKISEGCNHKCAFCIIPKIRGLHESRPLADLVAEARTLAAAGVREINLIAQDLTAYGRDLDEPSSLAALLRELSRIDELRWIRLLYCYPNFVSAELLDAIAELPKVVKYIDMPLQHADDAMLRAMRRERSGAALVKLLDRVRERIPGVVLRTSFIVGFPGETDAAFERLVDFVRDEQFDRVGVFTYSREENTAAYNLPDQVPERVKRARRASLMATQAEISLARNRGLVGREIEVLVEGPMPGRVTRLRGRTSGQAPEIDGCVFLAGDAEAGEFVRARIDKALSYDLHATVAGAAV; encoded by the coding sequence ATGGAAAAAGTTCACTTACTCACGCTTGGATGCCCCAAGAACCTCGCCGACAGCGAGCTGATGCTTGGCGCGCTGACCTCGGCGGGATTCGAGATCACGCTGGACCCCGAAGAGGCGCAAGTGCTGTTGGTGAACACCTGCGCGTTTATCGAGGCGGCGAAGAAGGAATCGATCGACGCAATCCTCGAAGCGGCCGAGGTCAAGCAGCGCGGTTGCGGCAAGCGGCTGGTGGTTGCGGGATGTTTGTCGCAGCGCTACGCCGCCGAACTCGCCGCCACGATGCCGGAAGTGGACGTGTTCGTCGGCACCGGCAACTTCCTCGATCTGCCCGAGCTGCTGCGGCGCACCGAAGCGCCCGAGATGCGGCCGATTCCGTATGCCGGCGCGGCGCATCTGCTGCCGACGTCGGCAATCCCGCGAATCACGACGGGCAATTTCTTCACGTCTTACTTGAAGATTTCCGAAGGCTGCAATCATAAGTGCGCGTTTTGCATTATCCCCAAGATTCGCGGCCTGCATGAGAGCCGCCCGCTGGCTGACCTGGTCGCCGAGGCGCGCACGCTGGCGGCCGCCGGGGTTCGCGAGATCAATTTGATCGCGCAGGATTTGACCGCCTACGGCCGCGACCTCGATGAGCCGTCGTCGCTGGCGGCGTTGCTGCGGGAACTCTCGAGGATCGACGAGCTGCGCTGGATACGGCTGCTCTACTGCTATCCGAATTTCGTGAGCGCCGAGTTGCTCGACGCAATCGCAGAGCTGCCCAAGGTCGTCAAGTACATCGACATGCCATTGCAGCACGCCGACGATGCGATGCTGCGGGCGATGCGCCGCGAGCGCTCGGGCGCGGCATTGGTCAAGCTGCTCGACCGCGTGCGCGAGCGCATCCCGGGCGTCGTGCTGCGGACATCCTTTATCGTCGGCTTCCCCGGCGAGACTGACGCCGCCTTCGAGCGGCTGGTGGATTTTGTTCGCGATGAGCAGTTCGATCGCGTGGGAGTGTTTACCTACTCGCGCGAAGAGAATACTGCCGCCTACAACCTGCCGGACCAGGTGCCCGAGCGGGTCAAGCGCGCGCGGCGGGCCAGCTTGATGGCGACGCAGGCGGAAATTTCCCTGGCCAGGAATCGCGGCCTGGTCGGACGCGAAATCGAGGTCCTGGTCGAGGGTCCGATGCCCGGACGCGTCACGCGGCTGCGCGGGCGAACGTCGGGTCAAGCGCCGGAAATCGATGGCTGCGTATTTCTTGCGGGCGATGCGGAGGCGGGCGAGTTCGTGCGCGCAAGAATCGACAAGGCGCTCAGCTACGACCTGCACGCAACCGTCGCCGGCGCGGCCGTTTAA
- a CDS encoding FtsK/SpoIIIE family DNA translocase — protein sequence MPIELPSSAAREPRDAAEEAFVSIAAHPGARIARELFALALLAFAAFGTVSLVSVDIGRSPNLGGPVGAALAATLGGLVGYQSYTAMMLFAWLAQRVWTGAGIVTIVREIGGGVILIFALAAAGALWDLHDAKMGGEIGADIATILNDSLNLAGGSIAVALGLVCGLALMLKRAPTELLAGLANKIRPRRAEFEPAGGHNETRGPFSLGAGDEIEPDGAGGRPAPLKVRLLDIRDATAREKRDRAAASKPRQKGAFKLPPQSLLDLPPAEHAQVDEGQLERSARVLEQKLADFGVEGRVVEVQPGPVVTMYKFEPGSGIKVSQVVNLADDLSMALRAAAVRIQAPVPGEAVVGIEVPNRKRERIFLREILEAEEFLAAQSQLTIALGKDIAGRPVAADLARMPHLLIAGATGTGKSVSLHTMIASILFNATADDVRLILVDPKMLELSVYDNIPHLLVPVVVDPQKAASALLWATQEMEARYIRMRELGVRNIDGYNHALASGASIAQLKMAGYSVPASDDPNQPAVGAIEHRKLPKIVIVIDELADLLLGEGKTVERDITRLAQKARAAGIHLILATQRPSVDVITGLIKANLPARISLQVTSRVDSRTILDSIGAERLLGAGDMLFMPPGSVKLRRLHGPFVSEHEIRRLADFLREQGAPEYRMEILDTKAPGEEEGGGFGANIQDEMYDEAVRIVMESNQASISMIQRRLRIGYNRAARMVEQMEREGIVMPADGAKPREVRLRSVR from the coding sequence ATGCCCATCGAGCTGCCGTCTTCAGCGGCTCGCGAGCCGCGGGATGCGGCCGAGGAGGCTTTCGTTTCCATTGCCGCGCATCCCGGCGCGCGAATCGCTCGCGAGCTGTTCGCGCTGGCGCTGCTGGCGTTCGCGGCATTCGGCACGGTGAGCCTCGTAAGCGTCGATATCGGACGCAGCCCCAACCTCGGCGGTCCGGTCGGCGCGGCCCTGGCGGCGACTCTCGGCGGCCTGGTGGGATATCAGTCGTACACCGCGATGATGTTGTTCGCGTGGCTGGCGCAGCGGGTATGGACGGGTGCGGGAATTGTCACGATCGTGCGCGAGATTGGCGGCGGCGTCATTTTGATTTTTGCGCTCGCGGCGGCCGGCGCGCTGTGGGATCTGCACGACGCAAAGATGGGCGGTGAAATTGGCGCGGATATCGCCACGATTCTCAATGATTCGCTCAACTTGGCCGGGGGCTCGATCGCGGTCGCGCTCGGACTGGTCTGCGGGCTTGCGCTGATGCTCAAGCGGGCGCCGACCGAGCTGCTGGCCGGACTCGCCAACAAAATTCGTCCGCGCCGCGCGGAGTTCGAACCTGCCGGCGGCCACAACGAAACGCGCGGCCCGTTCTCACTTGGCGCGGGCGACGAGATCGAGCCCGACGGCGCGGGCGGCAGGCCGGCGCCGCTGAAGGTCAGGCTGCTGGATATTCGCGATGCGACGGCGCGCGAGAAGCGCGACCGGGCAGCGGCTTCGAAGCCGCGCCAGAAGGGTGCTTTCAAACTGCCGCCGCAGTCGCTGCTGGATTTGCCGCCGGCCGAGCATGCGCAGGTGGACGAGGGCCAGCTCGAGCGCAGCGCGCGCGTGCTCGAGCAGAAACTCGCGGACTTCGGCGTCGAGGGCCGGGTGGTCGAGGTACAACCGGGCCCGGTCGTCACGATGTACAAATTCGAGCCGGGCTCCGGCATCAAGGTGAGCCAGGTTGTCAATCTCGCCGATGATCTCTCGATGGCTCTTAGAGCGGCCGCGGTGCGAATCCAGGCGCCTGTTCCCGGCGAGGCGGTGGTCGGGATCGAAGTGCCCAACCGCAAGCGCGAACGCATTTTTCTGCGCGAGATTCTCGAGGCCGAGGAATTCCTGGCCGCGCAGAGCCAGCTGACCATCGCGCTCGGCAAGGATATCGCCGGGCGTCCGGTCGCCGCCGATCTCGCCAGGATGCCTCATCTGCTGATCGCCGGAGCGACCGGGACCGGCAAGTCGGTTTCGCTCCACACGATGATCGCGTCGATTCTGTTCAACGCGACCGCCGACGATGTGCGTCTGATTCTGGTCGATCCCAAGATGCTGGAATTGTCGGTGTACGATAATATTCCGCATCTGCTGGTACCGGTCGTCGTCGATCCGCAGAAGGCCGCGTCCGCGTTGCTGTGGGCGACGCAGGAGATGGAGGCCAGGTACATCCGGATGCGCGAGCTGGGCGTGCGCAATATCGACGGCTACAACCACGCGCTGGCCTCGGGCGCGTCGATCGCACAGCTCAAGATGGCGGGTTATAGCGTACCGGCATCGGACGATCCCAATCAGCCGGCGGTCGGCGCGATCGAGCATCGCAAGCTGCCGAAGATCGTGATCGTCATCGACGAGCTGGCCGATTTGCTGCTCGGCGAGGGCAAGACCGTCGAGCGCGATATCACGCGGCTGGCGCAAAAGGCGCGGGCCGCGGGAATTCACCTCATCCTCGCCACCCAGCGTCCCTCGGTGGATGTGATCACCGGGCTTATCAAGGCGAACCTGCCGGCACGAATCTCACTTCAGGTCACGTCGCGAGTCGATTCGCGCACGATTTTAGATTCTATCGGCGCCGAACGGCTGCTCGGCGCCGGTGATATGCTGTTCATGCCGCCCGGCAGCGTGAAACTTCGCCGCCTGCACGGGCCGTTCGTCAGCGAGCATGAGATTCGCAGGCTCGCCGATTTCCTGCGTGAGCAGGGCGCACCCGAATACCGCATGGAAATCCTCGACACCAAGGCTCCGGGCGAGGAAGAGGGTGGCGGATTCGGCGCCAACATTCAGGACGAAATGTATGATGAGGCGGTGCGGATCGTGATGGAGAGCAACCAGGCGTCGATCTCGATGATCCAGCGGCGGCTTCGAATCGGCTACAATCGCGCGGCCCGGATGGTCGAGCAGATGGAACGCGAAGGAATCGTGATGCCCGCCGACGGCGCCAAGCCGCGCGAAGTCCGCCTGCGCAGCGTGCGATGA
- a CDS encoding carboxymuconolactone decarboxylase family protein — protein MAARVPYLNREDLPEADRVIFDNLAAESGGTVGNLFRVLAHTPKFLRRFCSMGNNLRNKTALDPKLRELAILTVGRLTDAQYEFVHHLSIARRVGVAREQLEALADWEKSAKFSDHERAVIRYAAESTSSVRVTDATWNALKTFLDTCRMMELVENVAYYNMVVRVLVPVGVELEPDTGRR, from the coding sequence ATGGCCGCGCGCGTACCGTACCTCAATCGCGAAGACCTTCCCGAAGCCGACCGCGTGATCTTCGACAACCTGGCCGCGGAGAGTGGCGGGACCGTCGGCAATCTCTTCCGTGTACTGGCGCATACGCCAAAATTTTTGCGCCGGTTCTGCTCGATGGGTAACAACCTTCGCAACAAGACCGCGCTCGATCCAAAACTCCGCGAACTCGCGATCCTCACGGTCGGACGGCTGACCGATGCGCAATACGAGTTCGTGCATCATTTGAGCATCGCGCGGCGCGTCGGCGTCGCGCGCGAGCAGCTCGAGGCGCTCGCTGATTGGGAGAAATCCGCGAAGTTCAGCGACCATGAGCGCGCCGTGATTCGTTACGCCGCCGAATCCACCAGCAGCGTGCGGGTGACCGACGCGACCTGGAACGCCTTGAAGACGTTTCTCGACACCTGCCGCATGATGGAGCTGGTGGAGAACGTCGCCTACTACAACATGGTAGTGCGTGTGCTGGTCCCGGTGGGCGTCGAGCTCGAGCCCGACACGGGCAGGCGGTAG